TCAAAATGTTCGGGCAAACACTTTGTTCGCTGTTATCCCTGTGAAAGGCAGCAAGCTTTATTTGACGCTCATATCCAGGCCTTTTCATTTTTTGGAGGCGTGTTCCCAGTTCTTATCTATGACAATCTGACAACAGTCGTACAAAAGGTATTTAAAGGAAAAAAACGTCATCTTCAGGAATCTTATAATCGGTTCAAGGCCTATTACAACTTCGATCCAAGGTTTTGCAATCCCGGCCAGGGCCATGAAAAAGGTGGGATTGAAGGCCTGGTCGGCTACGCTCGAAGAAATTATATGGTTCCTATCCCACATGCTGACAGCCTGGACGAATTGAACACGCGCCTCCTCGATGATTGCATGGCCTATGGAGAGCATCGCATCGCCGGTCAAACACAAAGCGTCAATGAATTGTTTGAATCAGAAAAGCAGGTATTGCTGCCATTGCCGACAACATCGTTCAGTAACGTTGAGACGTTCATGGTCAGGGTAAACAAATATGCCACCGTTATTATTGACAAGAACCGGTATTCTGTCCCGACGCGCTATGCTTACATGAGAGTGCAGGCGATAGTAGAGATAGACCAGGTGATCATTTATTGGAGCGGCAGAAAAATAAGCACCCATCATCGGTTATATGGAAATAATAAGTGGAGTTTAAAACCGGAACATTATCTGGAGTTGATTCGTCAGCGTCCACAATCATTTGATACCGCCCGGCCAATTTTACAATGGCGTGATCAATGGCCGGATTGCCTGGAAAAGTTATTAGAACATTTTCGCCGGAAAAACGGTGTAACCAAAGGTACCCGGGAATTTGTCACCGTGCTGATGCTGTACGAAAAATATGCTGTCGACAAGATCGAAGCAGCCGTAAAGGAAGCACTGAAAAGCAATGTCGGCTGCAGCAATGCTCTCAAGCAGATTTTACACAGTCAAAACATCTCTATGGAGTCCCAATTTGATCCTTTGTCGAACTGGGAGACACTGCCCCCTGCTGACATCTCGGCATACGAACAGCTTGGAGGTATCTTATGAACCCAGCAGTCCAGGCAGTCCTCACACAGCACTTAAAAACGCTGAAGCTCTCGACGATGGAAAAAGAGTTGGAAGGTCAGATCCGGCAGGCGCATGAGGCGGCCTGCGGCTACGATGAGTTTTTATTGAATCTTGTTGAAGCGGAAGTTCAAATACGGCAGGAAAACGGTCGCAAGCGACGTCTCAAGGAAGCCAGGTTCCCGATGCAGAAACCGCTTGAAACATTTGATTTTGAGGCTGCCCCTGATTTGGACGCCCGGTTGATCAAAGAACTTTCAACAGGGACATTCATTAAAGAAGCCCGGAATATAATTTTGATAGGTAAAAGCGGAGCCGGTAAAACCCATCTGGCAACCAGCATCGGGATGGAAGCCTGCCGGTATGGACATCGAGTTCGTTTTATTACTGGTTGTGGGCTTGCAAACGAACTGACGGAGGCCAGGGAACAACAGGCTCTGGGTAGAATGATAAAACGATATGCCGGTTATGGGCTGTTGATTCTTGATGAATTGGGGTACGTCCCGTTCAGTAAAATCGGCGCTGAATTATTGTTCCAAGTCCTTACCGAGCGCCATGAAAGACGTTCGATCATCATCACTACCAATCTTGGTTTTGGTGATTGGACGCAGGTGTTTGGCGATGCAAATCTTACCGCTGCTCTGCTGGATCGTGTCACTCACCGGGCTCACATTATTCAATGTAACTGGGACAGTTATCGACTTAAACAGACTTTAAAATCGAGAGGATAAAGAATGAAAGAACTGGATGTATATAATCCCCTGAAAGGTCGAAATGAAACGATAAGGATCGAGATCTCCGAAGACTGTACGACCTATTTTGAAGAGGCGGAGAAGAATGATGATATCCTGAGCATTACAGACACAGATGCCGGTTTGTTAATACAAGAGTGTGGGTGCACAAAACCGATTCTCATAGCTGTAGAATCACGGGAATCAATTAATTACAGCCAAAAAGGAGCGTTGAAGGCAATAGCCGACTACTGCGTTGGGTAGCCCGTCCGGCCAGGGCCAGGGGATCGGCCCGGCGCCGGGCCGATCCCCTGGCCCTGGCCGTTACCCAAACCGGAACTATATAAAAAGCGATAAGAGAATGATTTTAACAACAGGGGGGGTCAAAATTGGGTTGTCGAGAGGGGTCAATTTTGTGTTGCAATTCCGAGGACGTCAACAAAAGGCCACAAGATGGTTGACACAGATTGCTGAACGACAGCCGAACCTTTTTGTACATTGGCGTATCCTGAAAAAAAAAAAAAAAAATGGCTGAACGATAGGAGCCGGATGAGTCGAGAGATTCACGTCCGGTTCTGAGAGAGCCTGAAGGGGAAGTTCCTTTGGGCTACTCACCGGGGGGGGGGCTGGGGGAGAAAACCCCCGGCTACCCGATTAGCTTTTATATTAATCGTATTTAAATCACTTCTTTCTTATTTCGTAGGGCTTCCAAAGCGTCTCCAATTGGCGGTGCTTCTTTAATGAAATTATTCAGAGTTTCACATTTATACTTATTACATTCAGCACAATTTTCAGTTGCTTTTTCAAGATTGCACTTACGTAAAGGGCACATTGTTTCTGAAAAGAAGAACTTAATGCCATTAGATTTACACCCTGAACAATTGATTTGTTCCGATTTTATATCGGTATCGTATTGTTGTGACCAGTTTTGAGCAACAATTTTTCTCTTTTGGTCGTCATCTTCTATTGTTGCCAGGTAGCCTTCACACTTTTCACAATCCATTCCACAGTAAGCAATCATATGATCCTCCTTAATAAGTTTACAAATACGTGAAGGTGACATGCTATAAGTTTTGCAGTATGTTGTATTGGAAAAATGGAACATTTTTATGGTTTTTTTAGATATGCTTGAGGTGTCATCCCAGTCATACATTTAAATTCACTTATCATGTGCGATTGATCGTAATATCCACATTCCTGAGCGATTTCAGCAAATCCACTGCTA
Above is a window of uncultured Desulfobacter sp. DNA encoding:
- the istA gene encoding IS21 family transposase; its protein translation is MGYKQRSKQPYPVLGPYIQEIDRWLGDDKDKPYKQRHTATRIYHRLKSELEYSGGETTVRRYVREAKLRLGLTNQQAFIPSDPTTAQEAEVDWGNCQAVIAGEPVKLKLFCIRSKCSGKHFVRCYPCERQQALFDAHIQAFSFFGGVFPVLIYDNLTTVVQKVFKGKKRHLQESYNRFKAYYNFDPRFCNPGQGHEKGGIEGLVGYARRNYMVPIPHADSLDELNTRLLDDCMAYGEHRIAGQTQSVNELFESEKQVLLPLPTTSFSNVETFMVRVNKYATVIIDKNRYSVPTRYAYMRVQAIVEIDQVIIYWSGRKISTHHRLYGNNKWSLKPEHYLELIRQRPQSFDTARPILQWRDQWPDCLEKLLEHFRRKNGVTKGTREFVTVLMLYEKYAVDKIEAAVKEALKSNVGCSNALKQILHSQNISMESQFDPLSNWETLPPADISAYEQLGGIL
- the istB gene encoding IS21-like element helper ATPase IstB, which translates into the protein MNPAVQAVLTQHLKTLKLSTMEKELEGQIRQAHEAACGYDEFLLNLVEAEVQIRQENGRKRRLKEARFPMQKPLETFDFEAAPDLDARLIKELSTGTFIKEARNIILIGKSGAGKTHLATSIGMEACRYGHRVRFITGCGLANELTEAREQQALGRMIKRYAGYGLLILDELGYVPFSKIGAELLFQVLTERHERRSIIITTNLGFGDWTQVFGDANLTAALLDRVTHRAHIIQCNWDSYRLKQTLKSRG
- a CDS encoding DUF3795 domain-containing protein, giving the protein MIAYCGMDCEKCEGYLATIEDDDQKRKIVAQNWSQQYDTDIKSEQINCSGCKSNGIKFFFSETMCPLRKCNLEKATENCAECNKYKCETLNNFIKEAPPIGDALEALRNKKEVI